tgttgcgtttactccatctatgcttcttgcatttttttacagcgcaagcacctcctgcagattgggggacgtggcctccgagaaattggtgtgaatgccatgaaggctgtattggcacatgacgtgcaagtgctgtacagccttcatggcagaaaagggaaaagggcctttgtgaacctgaggctctgtagattagtgacaggttagacttgttcattgttttatgtgtgtgtacccttgtgtattctctgtactgcagtgcttcatgtgtactatggtatttctgttcttgtatgcagatgtcatctgccaaaaagcagggtgcgaccaggcggaggccctcaactttattaagaggtggctaccagggtctggtgatcgctgtgggggcaggaagcggcgcttcagagaaacatttgttgtggagcagcccgatgatccccactctcagagtgcagattatcggctgctcgcggcagctggcttcctgcccagccacagcagccagggccttgacagcaccactgtcactgtgtccccaacgcaacctgacctgcagtagagcgggccttttttagttgtgtatatatatttttcaatgtatacattttttgttgtaccaaataaataaaaaagacaaagaataaatagtctgcagactgtcggtggtgcactgttcggctagcttatgctgattcggaagcaccatcaccatgttttagttacaaaaaaatgctctaaactatgaatcttatcgattaccatgtgggggacatatgtggggattgcaagtgggggacatacgctttcagcatttacttcctaacgacttttttcgatctgctgtaccaaataccagtaccaaataaagcactcgctattgcaaaagataaattggtaaaaaaataaactacacttctagtgttagcaaagggaatgaggtataaaagatgaaatagatcgagtaactgctttcagttctcggcattcaattttctgttgccccaagtatacagggctgcaaagctacaagagcgggtcatcgaggcatattgtttaaatctttcggtaagaaaaattccctactaataatggttacataatggcaagccaatcagtagccaatattcgtcgtgcaggaaacatcggtgtaataacggcattcgattggctgcaatgtggccctggattggtccaatgtcggtcgtacatccgtagccaatattcgtcgtgcagcaaacatcggcgtaaaaatggcatgtgattggctgaaatatggcccgatgttggccgaacattggcagctttgtcggcaatacgatgggccttcgtcggcccaatgttggttgcatactggctaaaacatcggcaaaacttcggcccatcattggcttgaacgtcggcccgacattggaagaagttgcacttccgacgtcggcccgacgtcggtgccgatgttagccgatgttggtccaagattggtccaacggcggcgtgctgcctgggattCTTTTAATGATAATGATATCGATGGCTTGCTTATACATGCGTTCCCAAACTTAGGGGACGCGTGTATAAGTAGGTGTTTCAGCAGCGAGCTTCATTGAGCTTCTTAGTTTTTACCTGTCGTCTACTTTCATTAATTGGAAAGGATCAGCATATCTTCAGAATAATGGTGTGTGTATTGGTTCCTGTCTCGCTCCGGTTTTAAGCAATTTGTATTTACCTGAGTTAGACAGAGACCTCAACGATGTACTACAAGGGTCAAATGTTCTAAAAATTTTTTGTTTTGTAgacgattttattttatttgttgacAGCTCAACCGAACAGTTTGAGGAAGTGTGTTCCAGCATTCAAGTCGCTGTTCAAAGGAGCCTTGAACCCCTTGAAGTGTCCTTTGAAAAGCCATGTGACAATGTGATTCGGTTTTTAGATGTCCTATTTGTTTTTATAGATGACCAGACATGCTGGTATTATCACCATCGTGCTAACAAACCTATACTACCATATAACTCGGCGCACTCCAAGCTCGTCAAGCGAGGGATTGTTAAGATGTGCCTTACTAACACCTTGAAGAATCCTGCCAGCATTGTTTGCCTTTAAGCATGAGAGAGCAAACAAAACGTTTAGCTGACTCGGGGTACCCTCAACATGTCCTGGCATCTGTCGCGGAAAGCCTTCTGAGGCAAATCTGCTCCGACGGAGCCACGGAAACGCCTGCTACGCCTGCAAGGAAAGGATTAGCTATAATCCCATATATTCATGGTGTTTCACATAACCTGAAAAAATTAGCAGAACATTGCAACGTGcgagtagttttctcggcacctatCAAGCTAAACAGTATTTGCCGAAAGACGAAACTGGAGCGCCCGGAGAAAAATCTGTGCGAAAAGAACCACCGTAATAGGTT
The sequence above is drawn from the Rhipicephalus microplus isolate Deutch F79 chromosome 3, USDA_Rmic, whole genome shotgun sequence genome and encodes:
- the LOC142804239 gene encoding uncharacterized protein LOC142804239, with amino-acid sequence MPQHAQPAQRSSDLPRLPAGTIGEVEAAEAAVQSKAVAVALRKHLLQIGGRGLREIGVNAMKAVLAHDVQVLYSLHGRKGKRAFVNLRLCRLVTDVICQKAGCDQAEALNFIKRWLPGSGDRCGGRKRRFRETFVVEQPDDPHSQSADYRLLAAAGFLPSHSSQGLDSTTVTVSPTQPDLQ